Proteins encoded by one window of Arachis hypogaea cultivar Tifrunner chromosome 1, arahy.Tifrunner.gnm2.J5K5, whole genome shotgun sequence:
- the LOC112790024 gene encoding probable tetraacyldisaccharide 4'-kinase, mitochondrial isoform X1, whose amino-acid sequence MEKVRRAANEIAYARNPRKLCRLHRSLIPLLSISSSLYKLSLSLRHSLYRHGFFPVHRLPVAVVSVGNLSWGGNGKTPMVEFIARWLCHVGISPLILSRGYAGGDEVNMLRRHLIWTPTKFGVGANRAAVASQFIQRYGYVDTRESSWYRKQQLGHELNVSVDSENIGAVVLDDAMQVMPTIARTKEQYRKHWSLWRDLDIVMVNGLTLWGNLQLLPLGPLREPLTALKRADAVVIHHADLVSENILKDIESTIRGIKESIPLFLTKMDPTYLFEVGNTNANIPLTALHKATILCVSAIGSAESFVKKIQKMGARYVDRVDFSDHHAFHVKDIELIRAKLRELEGKFGSKPIVVITEKDYDRDPEILKQLYPFKTFVLCSALMVMSYKGSTEDSFKNFLKDHLRLKFPAEN is encoded by the exons atggaaaaagtgaggagagcAGCGAATGAGATAGCTTACGCTCGCAACCCTCGTAAGCTCTGTCGTCTTCACCGCTCTCTCATCCCTCTCCTTTCCATTTCCTCCTCTCTCTACAAACTCTCTCTCTCACTTCGCCACTCTCTCTACCGACACGGCTTCTTCCCAGTCCACCG TTTGCCAGTTGCTGTTGTTAGCGTTGGGAATTTGAGCTGGGGAGGAAATGGGAAGACGCCCATGGTTGAGTTTATAGCTCGCTGGTTGTGTCATGTTGGAATTTCACCTCTCATTCTTTCAAGG GGTTATGCAGGTGGTGATGAAGTCAACATGCTTCGTAGGCATTTAATTTGGACAccaactaagtttggtgttggcgcAAATCGAGCTGCGGTTGCAAGtcaattcatccaaagatatggCTATGTTGATACCAGAGAGAGTTCATGGTATAGGAAACAGCAGCTGGGTCATGAGTTGAATGTTTCTGTTGATTCAGAAAATATTGGTGCTGTAGTTCTTGATGATGCAATGCAGGTAATGCCAACTATTGCACGCACCAAAGAACAATATAGAAAA CACTGGAGTTTGTGGCGTGATTTGGATATTGTAATGGTTAATGGATTGACTCTTTGGGGCAACCTTCAGCTTTTGCCACTTGGACCTTTGAGGGAACCCTTGACTGCACTTAAACGAGCAGATGCAGTTGTAATCCATCATGCAGACCTG GTGTCTGAGAATATTCTCAAGGATATTGAGTCAACAATCCGAGGAATCAAAGAGTCGATTCCacttttcttaacaaaaatggATCCAACTTACTTATTTGAGGTGGGTAATACCAATGCCAATATACCGTTGACAGCTCTCCATAAAGCTACTATATTATGTGTTTCGGCTATTGGTTCCGCAGAATCTTTTGTGAAGAAAATTCAGAAG ATGGGTGCACGTTATGTGGATCGAGTAGATTTCAGTGATCATCATGCATTCCATGTCAAG GATATTGAGTTGATCAGAGCCAAGCTAAGAGAATTAGAGGGCAAGTTTGGTTCCAAGCCCATAGTTGTTATTACTGAAAAG GATTATGATAGGGACCCGGAGATTCTCAAACAGCTGTATCCATTTAAAACTTTTGTTCTGTGTTCTGCATTGATGGTTATGTCCTATAAAGGAAGCACAGAGGATAGCTTTAAGAATTTTCTAAAGGACCACTTGAGATTAAAATTTCCTGCAGAAAATTAG
- the LOC112790024 gene encoding probable tetraacyldisaccharide 4'-kinase, mitochondrial isoform X2 — protein sequence MEKVRRAANEIAYARNPRKLCRLHRSLIPLLSISSSLYKLSLSLRHSLYRHGFFPVHRLPVAVVSVGNLSWGGNGKTPMVEFIARWLCHVGISPLILSRGYAGGDEVNMLRRHLIWTPTKFGVGANRAAVASQFIQRYGYVDTRESSWYRKQQLGHELNVSVDSENIGAVVLDDAMQHWSLWRDLDIVMVNGLTLWGNLQLLPLGPLREPLTALKRADAVVIHHADLVSENILKDIESTIRGIKESIPLFLTKMDPTYLFEVGNTNANIPLTALHKATILCVSAIGSAESFVKKIQKMGARYVDRVDFSDHHAFHVKDIELIRAKLRELEGKFGSKPIVVITEKDYDRDPEILKQLYPFKTFVLCSALMVMSYKGSTEDSFKNFLKDHLRLKFPAEN from the exons atggaaaaagtgaggagagcAGCGAATGAGATAGCTTACGCTCGCAACCCTCGTAAGCTCTGTCGTCTTCACCGCTCTCTCATCCCTCTCCTTTCCATTTCCTCCTCTCTCTACAAACTCTCTCTCTCACTTCGCCACTCTCTCTACCGACACGGCTTCTTCCCAGTCCACCG TTTGCCAGTTGCTGTTGTTAGCGTTGGGAATTTGAGCTGGGGAGGAAATGGGAAGACGCCCATGGTTGAGTTTATAGCTCGCTGGTTGTGTCATGTTGGAATTTCACCTCTCATTCTTTCAAGG GGTTATGCAGGTGGTGATGAAGTCAACATGCTTCGTAGGCATTTAATTTGGACAccaactaagtttggtgttggcgcAAATCGAGCTGCGGTTGCAAGtcaattcatccaaagatatggCTATGTTGATACCAGAGAGAGTTCATGGTATAGGAAACAGCAGCTGGGTCATGAGTTGAATGTTTCTGTTGATTCAGAAAATATTGGTGCTGTAGTTCTTGATGATGCAATGCAG CACTGGAGTTTGTGGCGTGATTTGGATATTGTAATGGTTAATGGATTGACTCTTTGGGGCAACCTTCAGCTTTTGCCACTTGGACCTTTGAGGGAACCCTTGACTGCACTTAAACGAGCAGATGCAGTTGTAATCCATCATGCAGACCTG GTGTCTGAGAATATTCTCAAGGATATTGAGTCAACAATCCGAGGAATCAAAGAGTCGATTCCacttttcttaacaaaaatggATCCAACTTACTTATTTGAGGTGGGTAATACCAATGCCAATATACCGTTGACAGCTCTCCATAAAGCTACTATATTATGTGTTTCGGCTATTGGTTCCGCAGAATCTTTTGTGAAGAAAATTCAGAAG ATGGGTGCACGTTATGTGGATCGAGTAGATTTCAGTGATCATCATGCATTCCATGTCAAG GATATTGAGTTGATCAGAGCCAAGCTAAGAGAATTAGAGGGCAAGTTTGGTTCCAAGCCCATAGTTGTTATTACTGAAAAG GATTATGATAGGGACCCGGAGATTCTCAAACAGCTGTATCCATTTAAAACTTTTGTTCTGTGTTCTGCATTGATGGTTATGTCCTATAAAGGAAGCACAGAGGATAGCTTTAAGAATTTTCTAAAGGACCACTTGAGATTAAAATTTCCTGCAGAAAATTAG
- the LOC112790024 gene encoding probable tetraacyldisaccharide 4'-kinase, mitochondrial isoform X4 codes for MVEFIARWLCHVGISPLILSRGYAGGDEVNMLRRHLIWTPTKFGVGANRAAVASQFIQRYGYVDTRESSWYRKQQLGHELNVSVDSENIGAVVLDDAMQHWSLWRDLDIVMVNGLTLWGNLQLLPLGPLREPLTALKRADAVVIHHADLVSENILKDIESTIRGIKESIPLFLTKMDPTYLFEVGNTNANIPLTALHKATILCVSAIGSAESFVKKIQKMGARYVDRVDFSDHHAFHVKDIELIRAKLRELEGKFGSKPIVVITEKDYDRDPEILKQLYPFKTFVLCSALMVMSYKGSTEDSFKNFLKDHLRLKFPAEN; via the exons ATGGTTGAGTTTATAGCTCGCTGGTTGTGTCATGTTGGAATTTCACCTCTCATTCTTTCAAGG GGTTATGCAGGTGGTGATGAAGTCAACATGCTTCGTAGGCATTTAATTTGGACAccaactaagtttggtgttggcgcAAATCGAGCTGCGGTTGCAAGtcaattcatccaaagatatggCTATGTTGATACCAGAGAGAGTTCATGGTATAGGAAACAGCAGCTGGGTCATGAGTTGAATGTTTCTGTTGATTCAGAAAATATTGGTGCTGTAGTTCTTGATGATGCAATGCAG CACTGGAGTTTGTGGCGTGATTTGGATATTGTAATGGTTAATGGATTGACTCTTTGGGGCAACCTTCAGCTTTTGCCACTTGGACCTTTGAGGGAACCCTTGACTGCACTTAAACGAGCAGATGCAGTTGTAATCCATCATGCAGACCTG GTGTCTGAGAATATTCTCAAGGATATTGAGTCAACAATCCGAGGAATCAAAGAGTCGATTCCacttttcttaacaaaaatggATCCAACTTACTTATTTGAGGTGGGTAATACCAATGCCAATATACCGTTGACAGCTCTCCATAAAGCTACTATATTATGTGTTTCGGCTATTGGTTCCGCAGAATCTTTTGTGAAGAAAATTCAGAAG ATGGGTGCACGTTATGTGGATCGAGTAGATTTCAGTGATCATCATGCATTCCATGTCAAG GATATTGAGTTGATCAGAGCCAAGCTAAGAGAATTAGAGGGCAAGTTTGGTTCCAAGCCCATAGTTGTTATTACTGAAAAG GATTATGATAGGGACCCGGAGATTCTCAAACAGCTGTATCCATTTAAAACTTTTGTTCTGTGTTCTGCATTGATGGTTATGTCCTATAAAGGAAGCACAGAGGATAGCTTTAAGAATTTTCTAAAGGACCACTTGAGATTAAAATTTCCTGCAGAAAATTAG
- the LOC112790024 gene encoding probable tetraacyldisaccharide 4'-kinase, mitochondrial isoform X3: MVEFIARWLCHVGISPLILSRGYAGGDEVNMLRRHLIWTPTKFGVGANRAAVASQFIQRYGYVDTRESSWYRKQQLGHELNVSVDSENIGAVVLDDAMQVMPTIARTKEQYRKHWSLWRDLDIVMVNGLTLWGNLQLLPLGPLREPLTALKRADAVVIHHADLVSENILKDIESTIRGIKESIPLFLTKMDPTYLFEVGNTNANIPLTALHKATILCVSAIGSAESFVKKIQKMGARYVDRVDFSDHHAFHVKDIELIRAKLRELEGKFGSKPIVVITEKDYDRDPEILKQLYPFKTFVLCSALMVMSYKGSTEDSFKNFLKDHLRLKFPAEN, encoded by the exons ATGGTTGAGTTTATAGCTCGCTGGTTGTGTCATGTTGGAATTTCACCTCTCATTCTTTCAAGG GGTTATGCAGGTGGTGATGAAGTCAACATGCTTCGTAGGCATTTAATTTGGACAccaactaagtttggtgttggcgcAAATCGAGCTGCGGTTGCAAGtcaattcatccaaagatatggCTATGTTGATACCAGAGAGAGTTCATGGTATAGGAAACAGCAGCTGGGTCATGAGTTGAATGTTTCTGTTGATTCAGAAAATATTGGTGCTGTAGTTCTTGATGATGCAATGCAGGTAATGCCAACTATTGCACGCACCAAAGAACAATATAGAAAA CACTGGAGTTTGTGGCGTGATTTGGATATTGTAATGGTTAATGGATTGACTCTTTGGGGCAACCTTCAGCTTTTGCCACTTGGACCTTTGAGGGAACCCTTGACTGCACTTAAACGAGCAGATGCAGTTGTAATCCATCATGCAGACCTG GTGTCTGAGAATATTCTCAAGGATATTGAGTCAACAATCCGAGGAATCAAAGAGTCGATTCCacttttcttaacaaaaatggATCCAACTTACTTATTTGAGGTGGGTAATACCAATGCCAATATACCGTTGACAGCTCTCCATAAAGCTACTATATTATGTGTTTCGGCTATTGGTTCCGCAGAATCTTTTGTGAAGAAAATTCAGAAG ATGGGTGCACGTTATGTGGATCGAGTAGATTTCAGTGATCATCATGCATTCCATGTCAAG GATATTGAGTTGATCAGAGCCAAGCTAAGAGAATTAGAGGGCAAGTTTGGTTCCAAGCCCATAGTTGTTATTACTGAAAAG GATTATGATAGGGACCCGGAGATTCTCAAACAGCTGTATCCATTTAAAACTTTTGTTCTGTGTTCTGCATTGATGGTTATGTCCTATAAAGGAAGCACAGAGGATAGCTTTAAGAATTTTCTAAAGGACCACTTGAGATTAAAATTTCCTGCAGAAAATTAG